Below is a window of Bremerella alba DNA.
ATCACGGCGCCGTTCATTAATAACTTCCTCCCCAGAAGAGACACCTTGATATGGCTGCCAAGAAGATCCTGATGCTCGTCGGAGATTTCGTAGAAGATTACGAAGTCATGGTCCCCTTCCAGATGCTGTTGATGGTCGGCCACGAAGTTTCCGCCGTCTGCCCCGATAAGAAAGCGGGCGATACCGTCGCCACCGCCATTCACGATTTCGAGGGGCACCAAACCTACACCGAAAAGCCGGGCCACAACTTTGCCCTCAACGCAACCTTCGCCGAGATCGACGCCGCTTCGTTCGACGCGTTGGTCATCCCCGGCGGCCGCGCTCCGGAATACCTGCGATTGAACGACAAGGTCCTCGACCTCGTCCGCCACTTCGCCGAAAACGACAAACCGATCGCCGCGATCTGCCACGGCCCCCAAATCCTAGCCGCCGCCGGCGTGCTGCAAGGAAAGAGCGTCTGTCCTTACCCAGCCGTCGGCCCCGAAGTCACCCTCGGCGGCGGCAAAAGCATCCCGCCAAGCGATACGTTCGACAATGCCCACGTCGACGGCAAGCTAGTCACCGGCCCCGCCTGGCCAGCCCACCCAGCCTGGATCCGTTCGTTCCTGGAAGTGCTCGGCACCAAGATCGAACCGTAGGCAAGCTAGGCCCGCAGAT
It encodes the following:
- a CDS encoding DJ-1/PfpI family protein, with the translated sequence MAAKKILMLVGDFVEDYEVMVPFQMLLMVGHEVSAVCPDKKAGDTVATAIHDFEGHQTYTEKPGHNFALNATFAEIDAASFDALVIPGGRAPEYLRLNDKVLDLVRHFAENDKPIAAICHGPQILAAAGVLQGKSVCPYPAVGPEVTLGGGKSIPPSDTFDNAHVDGKLVTGPAWPAHPAWIRSFLEVLGTKIEP